GATCACCGATACAACTTTTCGCGACGGCCAACAGGCGCGTACTCCCTTTACGGTAGAACAAATTTCTAGGCTTTTCGATCTCCTGCATCGTCTTTCGGGTCCGAACGGCATCATCAGACAATCCGAGTTTTTCATCTATTCGGCGCGCGACCGCGAGGCATTGGAAGAGGTTCGCAACAAGGGTTACAGATACCCCGAAGTGACGGCCTGGATTCGCGCCAACGCCAAAGATTTCGAATTGGTCAAGCAGGTCGGCCTCAAGGAAACGGGCATTTTGACTTCGATTTCGGACTATCATATCTTTCTCAAATTCAATAAAACGCGGCGACAGGTGCTCGATCAATTCATGTCGATCGTTCAGGCGGCTGCCGATGCCGGTCTGGAGACCGTTCGCTGCCATTTTGAGGACATTACGCGCGCGGACTTTTGGGGTACGGTCATGCCGTTCGCCGAAGAATTGATGCGTTTCTCGGCCAAAAGCGGCCTGCGCATCAAGCTGCGGTTGTGCGACACCATGGGTTACGGCCTTCCCTACCCCACGGCGGCCCTGCCGCGCTCGGTGCAGAAGATGATCTTTTATCTGCAGCGCGAACTTGGAATTCCTTCGGAAAATCTCGAATGGCACGGCCATAACGATTTCCACAAGGTGCACATCAACTCGGTGACGGCCTGGCTGTCCGGCTGCTCGGCGGTCAACGGCGCGCTTTTGGGGCTGGGCGAGCGGACCGGCAACTCGCCGATCGAAGCGCTGGCCATCGAATACGCTTCGCTGACCGGTTCGCCGAACGGTATGGATTTGAGCGCCATCACCGACATCGCCGAATATCTGCGCAGCATCGGCATGCAGATTCCGGCCAATTATCCCTTTGTCGGCGAACGGTTCAACGTGACTATGGCGGGCATCCATGCCGACGGCATGATCAAAAACGAAGAAATCTACAACATTTTCGATACGGCCAAGATTCTAAACCGGCCTTTGGGCGTCAGTATTACCGACCGCTCGGGCATCGCCGGCGTCGGCTTTTGGGTCAATCAACAGCTGGCCAAGATGGGCAAGCCGCCGGTCGACAAACGCAATCCCAAGATTGCCGCCATCTTTGAATGGATCGAAGAGGAATATGCTCAAGGCCGTATTACCAGCATCTCGCATGAAGAGATGATGGCTCAATTCAGGCTTCATTTCCCAGAGGTTTTCGATCATGAATGAAGCTGAAGCCGATCAGGAAGAGCAGCGCATTTCCAGACCGGAAGCTGTAGACAAGCTCTTTGTCTACGGCTCCTTGGCTCACGACGAAAACCTGCAGCTTTTGACGGGGCGAAAGTTTCCCTCCAAAGACGCGATTCTATTGAACCACCGCCGCATCGCGCCCAAGAACAGCTTTGCGTTTGCCGTCTACTGGCGCGGCTATTCGATGCGCGGACGGCTGCTTTTTTCCGTGCCGCCGGAGATTATCCGTAAATTGGACGAGTACGAGGGTGAAGGTCATCTCTACGTCCGGCGCCTTGGACTCGTTCGTTCTGGGAATGAAACGCACCGGGCATGGGTCTATCGCGGCAAGGTCAATGCGATCAAATCTTACATTAAAAAAGGCTACGAGGAGAGAGACCGAATCGAAGAATTTGTCGAAAAGAACGTTGCCCGCTACCTGGAGCAAAAGGCGGATCATTTCATCGGTTATGAACGGGAGCAGTTGGCCGTCAAGGTAACCAAAGAGCTCCTCTCCGAAGAGGTGCACAGTCTTTTGCGGCAGTATTTCCGCCAAGTCGGGCTGCCGTCGTTCATCATCAAGCACGAAATCGAAAAAGCGAGCATTCCCCGCCTCAATTGGCTTAAAGAAGACACAACGGCGCAGCGCTACGCCGACAATTACATGCGGCTGGCAATCGGATTTATGATCTTTAATCAGCTGGAAGAAAAGTTCCGCACCGACTATCGCAAGTACGTCAAGGTTTCCGACGCCTATTACATGCACACGCTTTCCGCCTTGATGGCGCTCAAACTTCTCGTTGACTACCATCAGAGCCTTGAGTCGGCATTGGCGCAGTTGGGCGTCGACCGCTGGGACCCCAACATGCTGTACAGCGATTATGCCGCCGCGGCGATTTTCATTGCCGATGAGCTCTACACTCGATCCAAACCCCAATACATCGTCGATTGGGTCAAGAGCAATCGGCATCCCGGCGCCGTGCCGATGGGCGCCGAATTAGAGTTTTCCAATCTGGGCTATAAAACCATCGGGGCACGGGCGCACGAAGATCCGCAGTTCGACGCATTTTATTATTTCTATGATTTCGATCTCATGCGGCGCGGCTGGAAGTTGGGAGCTCACGTTGACGATCACGGATTTCTGACCTCCGCCAACACCCGCACGCGCGGCTTTCTGGAATTGGCCTTCGGGCGTTATAAACTGCTCGGCGACGTTTCCAAGCCTGCTACGCAGGACGCCTGGGTACTGTCGCAGATCATCGACTTGGCAGTGCGGTTCGTCAACATTCGTCCGCACAGCCTCCATCTCAGCTACAGCGCCTCATCGCCCGATGACTTTCGACCGCTGGAGGATCTTGACCCTTACCTTTGTCTGCTGATCCTCGGCGGCGACCTGCGCGAAGACGACCACGGCATTCTGCGGGAAATGCGCATCTATCACGGCGAAATCCTTAGCCAGGAAGGCAGCGTCATTTTCTCGCGACTCAATCGTCATCATAAGCATCCCGAAGACTCTTCCTGGTCGTTCGTTATCGAGTATCAATTCCCGCGCTTGTATTATGATTATGATTATCAGCCGATCATTCTGGCCCTCAAAGGATTTCAGCTCAGCGTCAATCCGTATCCGTTGAAAGGCTGTCGACGCGTCGAGCAAGGCGGATACGGGCCGGCTGTTGAAAAGGCTTTAAAGAAATGGGCGCAGCATCCGACCGCCGTTTCACAAGGCAGCCTCGATCATTTTTTGGCGAAAATAGAAGAGGGCTTGTCCCGCGAAGCGGAGCTGCTGCAGAACGAAGCCTATCGGCGCTACTCCATGCGCATCCTGGCGCGCATCGAGGAAAGGCTGAAACGTCGAAACATGAGAATTGCTCAATACCATGAACAAAACAAAAGAGAAGCTGTTGCAGATTCTGCGTCGGAATTTTGACCAGACCGTGAAGCGCATCTGCAATCGTCTGCAAAAAATTCGGCCTTCGCATTACGAAATCATCGATTTCGAGCGGCATCAGGAACGGGAAGAAGAGTTCCTCAATTTGATCTGCAACGCCCTGGAAAAAGATGATTTGGATTCGCTGAAAAAGTATATGGCCGAATTGGCAAACATTCGTCACAACGAAGGCTATACGCTGGAAGAGGTGCAGAAGGCGCTGGACGCCATCGAAGAAGAGCTGTGGCAGACGATCAGCCGCAGCGGCGAACCCTGCGAAGAAATCGTTGCGATGCTGCACGAAATGAACCGGCTGATGGTCTGCATGCGTAATCAGTTTGCCGTCTCGTATGCCGCCAAGCAGGTCGACGTGCAGAAACGCATGGCCCGCCTCAAGGAACGCTTTTTCATCTACCGCCACGACCGCAAAGACCTCGAATCACAGAATCTCGAGTAACATTTAAATTTTAGTTTTTCTCTTGCGCTTTTTTTCCTATATTCGCGCGCAAATTCCGAAACCAGGGCACAAAGCTCTTTTTACCCATCTTGCGAGGTAACCATGAACGAAGAACTGATCGAAAAAGCAGCCCGCCATTTTGCCGATCTGGTGCGCTCGCAGTTGGAACGCGTCGAACGGATGAAGGCAGCCGAAGACTGGATCGATTATTCCAAGCTCAAACCGCTCATCATCGGTTTCTGTTGGGGGGACGGCATCGGACCGATCATCTCGCAGGAAACCGAGCGCGTTCTCCAAGTCCTTTTGGCGGATGAAATACGCAGCGGACGCGTTGAATTTCGCCGCATCGAAGGTTTGACCATCGAAAACCGCGTCAAGCACATGAAGGCGATTCCGGACGATGTGCTGGCCGAACTAAAGTCCTGCCACGTCATTCTCAAAGGTCCGACGACGACGCCGGAGAAAGGCGGTCCGTACCCCAATATCGAGAGCGCCAATGTAGCCATGAGACGCGAGCTCGATTTGTTCGCCAACGTGCGCCCGGTCAAGGTGCCGAAGGAAGGCATCGATTGGGTCTTTTTCCGCGAAAATACGGAAGGCGAATATGTGCTGGGCAGCCAAGGCATCATGGTCAGCGACGATGCGGCATTCGACTTTAAGGTCATTACCCGCCAAGGCTCGGAGCGCATCATACGCATGGCCTTTGAATATGCCAAGAAGAACGGCATCAACAACGTGACGGTCGTTACCAAGGCCAATGTCGTCAAGACGACCGACGGGTTGTTTCTGGAAGTCGCCGGTCAGGTGGCGAAAGACTATCCCGACATTTCCTGGGAAGGCTGGTATATCGACATTATGACCGCCAAGCTGATCGATCCCAAGCGCCGCACTCAGTTCCGCGTTCTGGTCATGCCGAATCTTTACGGCGACATTCTGACCGATGAGGCGGCGGAAATCCAAGGCGGCGTCGGTACGGCGGGCAGCGCCAACATCGGCAAGCGCTACGCCATGTTCGAGGCGATTCACGGCTCGGCGCCGCGCATGATCGAAGAGGGACGCGGCCAATATGCCGATCCCTCCAGCCTGATCAAGGCGGCGGCCATGATGCTCAATCACATCGGTTTTGTCGAAAAGGCGAAAAAGCTGGAGATGGCGCTGGAAATCTGCACCCAATTCGAGAAAAAGCTGGTCATCACCGGCCGCGACACCGGCGCCACCGGACGCGAATTTTGCGATTATATCCTCGAAACTTTGCAGGCAAAGGATTTGGAGGAAAAATACCGCGCTTTTATTGCCGGCTGAGTGCCGGGGTGTTGCGGGACAACAACACAGCGCCGCTGCGGCGCTCATCAACCCGCATACCCCATTAGCAAAGACATAGGGCAGCCGAATTTATCCGGCTGCCCTTTTTATTTCAAAAGAACGAGCTTTCGAACTAGGACACAGTGACCGGACTCCAAGCGATATAAATAAACGCCGCTGGGCAAGAGCGGGGCTTCCCACACGAGCTTGTATTCTCCGGCATCGAGAAAGGAATTGACTAGGGTCGCTGCTTCTCTGCCTAAAAGATCATAAACCCGCAGCGAGACTAGGCCGGCTTTAGGCATGGCAAAAACGATGGTCGTGGACTGGTTGAACGGATTGGGAAAATTTTGGTCCAAGCGAAAAGCCTGGGGTACATCACCCAAAGAGGACAAGGCGCTCAGTACCGCACCGGTCTGCGGCCAGAAACCGGATGCAACGGCATGGACCTCGCCACTGCCTCTGCCGACTATGGGTTGTCCAAGGGTACCCTGAAGTCGCCGGCTGCCGGTCAAAGCTGCGCCGCCGTTGCCGAACACGGAGAATTTGACGGCGTGCTGCGTCCAACCGAAAGCAGACAAAATGAACAGCAGAATAAAAAGCTTGCTCAATCTCACAAATCCTCCTACCGGCCGGCGCCGCTTTCGAGTCGTTCCAATCGCTGCTGCAGGCGCTCGATCGTCTGCTGCTGCTCTTTTACGGCTTCAATGAGAAGGGCCACGAGCCGTGCGTAATCGAGTGCTTGGACCTCGCCGTCGTTTGCATCCCGTGAAACCACCTCCGGAACAACTTCGGCAACCTCTTCGGCGATGAGACCGATGTCTTGTCGGCCGTCGGTCTTCCACTCGAACGCAACTCCCCGCAGACGCGCAACCTTGGCCATGGCATCTTGGAGCGGCTGAATGTTCGTCTTCCAACGCCGCGAGCTATAAGTGAGCCAAGCATCGGCAATCGGATCGGTCGGCGAGAATTGCTGCACAGTCAAAATATTGGCCGGGGTTGTCGTGCCGATGCCGACATTTCCGCCCTCTTTAACGACCAGCCTTGTATTTGCCGCGCCTCCTGGAGTCGCTTCGGTTAATGCGAAGTAGTTGCTCCCGTGGGCTCCGATCACCCAATTGCTGCCTCCGTCGGTGTCCTGAAACTCAATCCAAGGGCCTGACGAGCGCAAGGTCAGCAAATTGTTGGGCGTTGTCGTCCCGATGCCGACCTTGCCGCCGGTTTCGTACAACATCGAGTTTCCAATCGTTGTACCGGATGCAAATTTAGGGATGTAATTCGTGGAGCCGCCGCCTCCGATCCCGACAGCAGCCGGCTGCCAGGAACCCGTTCCCGAGGCATCTGAAGTCAGGACGTAGCCGTTGGCAGCTCCGGTCGGCA
This window of the candidate division KSB1 bacterium genome carries:
- a CDS encoding 2-isopropylmalate synthase — its product is MKDRAVSWQQFEKRKFPLVEVEEPNLLREIFPYSEVPKTIFDGVTVDARPADEIWITDTTFRDGQQARTPFTVEQISRLFDLLHRLSGPNGIIRQSEFFIYSARDREALEEVRNKGYRYPEVTAWIRANAKDFELVKQVGLKETGILTSISDYHIFLKFNKTRRQVLDQFMSIVQAAADAGLETVRCHFEDITRADFWGTVMPFAEELMRFSAKSGLRIKLRLCDTMGYGLPYPTAALPRSVQKMIFYLQRELGIPSENLEWHGHNDFHKVHINSVTAWLSGCSAVNGALLGLGERTGNSPIEALAIEYASLTGSPNGMDLSAITDIAEYLRSIGMQIPANYPFVGERFNVTMAGIHADGMIKNEEIYNIFDTAKILNRPLGVSITDRSGIAGVGFWVNQQLAKMGKPPVDKRNPKIAAIFEWIEEEYAQGRITSISHEEMMAQFRLHFPEVFDHE
- a CDS encoding gamma-glutamylcyclotransferase: MNEAEADQEEQRISRPEAVDKLFVYGSLAHDENLQLLTGRKFPSKDAILLNHRRIAPKNSFAFAVYWRGYSMRGRLLFSVPPEIIRKLDEYEGEGHLYVRRLGLVRSGNETHRAWVYRGKVNAIKSYIKKGYEERDRIEEFVEKNVARYLEQKADHFIGYEREQLAVKVTKELLSEEVHSLLRQYFRQVGLPSFIIKHEIEKASIPRLNWLKEDTTAQRYADNYMRLAIGFMIFNQLEEKFRTDYRKYVKVSDAYYMHTLSALMALKLLVDYHQSLESALAQLGVDRWDPNMLYSDYAAAAIFIADELYTRSKPQYIVDWVKSNRHPGAVPMGAELEFSNLGYKTIGARAHEDPQFDAFYYFYDFDLMRRGWKLGAHVDDHGFLTSANTRTRGFLELAFGRYKLLGDVSKPATQDAWVLSQIIDLAVRFVNIRPHSLHLSYSASSPDDFRPLEDLDPYLCLLILGGDLREDDHGILREMRIYHGEILSQEGSVIFSRLNRHHKHPEDSSWSFVIEYQFPRLYYDYDYQPIILALKGFQLSVNPYPLKGCRRVEQGGYGPAVEKALKKWAQHPTAVSQGSLDHFLAKIEEGLSREAELLQNEAYRRYSMRILARIEERLKRRNMRIAQYHEQNKREAVADSASEF
- a CDS encoding isocitrate/isopropylmalate family dehydrogenase, coding for MNEELIEKAARHFADLVRSQLERVERMKAAEDWIDYSKLKPLIIGFCWGDGIGPIISQETERVLQVLLADEIRSGRVEFRRIEGLTIENRVKHMKAIPDDVLAELKSCHVILKGPTTTPEKGGPYPNIESANVAMRRELDLFANVRPVKVPKEGIDWVFFRENTEGEYVLGSQGIMVSDDAAFDFKVITRQGSERIIRMAFEYAKKNGINNVTVVTKANVVKTTDGLFLEVAGQVAKDYPDISWEGWYIDIMTAKLIDPKRRTQFRVLVMPNLYGDILTDEAAEIQGGVGTAGSANIGKRYAMFEAIHGSAPRMIEEGRGQYADPSSLIKAAAMMLNHIGFVEKAKKLEMALEICTQFEKKLVITGRDTGATGREFCDYILETLQAKDLEEKYRAFIAG
- a CDS encoding T9SS type A sorting domain-containing protein, translating into MRLSKLFILLFILSAFGWTQHAVKFSVFGNGGAALTGSRRLQGTLGQPIVGRGSGEVHAVASGFWPQTGAVLSALSSLGDVPQAFRLDQNFPNPFNQSTTIVFAMPKAGLVSLRVYDLLGREAATLVNSFLDAGEYKLVWEAPLLPSGVYLYRLESGHCVLVRKLVLLK